In one Winogradskyella sp. MH6 genomic region, the following are encoded:
- a CDS encoding nucleotidyltransferase family protein, which translates to MGNLATTYQNIADILSYTSSKDTLEKTLSGKAFNWDNIVIEGSKHLVLPAIYCRLKSKQLTHLLPEELDTYLKEITALNEHRNLQILHQVNTLSALLKTHEIDHVFLKGAALISGDYYDDIAERMLGDIDILISNDQLDLAFQLLKDNSYYPIEQTLGNDFFEHKHLPRLKTDSYICAVELHRKLFVSYKEDTLSNTNILASKQTINHIALPSPKHLMLHNILNYQVNDKGSLYNSINFRSAYDSVVLNNKDHVILGTTTKVIRKYFSILGLFFEDFPKTYKTANFTTWFYSYKLKHLSFYRIWNKILKLTDFLWTIMGRIPYFIKNKDYRTALLKDRSRIIKYIRSVLKNT; encoded by the coding sequence ATGGGTAACCTTGCCACGACATATCAAAATATAGCAGACATCCTGAGCTACACGTCTTCTAAAGACACATTAGAAAAAACGCTTAGCGGCAAAGCATTTAATTGGGATAACATTGTGATTGAAGGCAGCAAACACCTTGTGCTTCCGGCAATTTATTGTCGTTTAAAGTCTAAACAGCTTACCCATCTTTTACCCGAAGAGCTAGATACTTATCTAAAAGAAATTACTGCGCTCAATGAGCATAGAAATCTCCAAATATTACATCAAGTAAACACGCTCTCCGCGTTATTGAAGACTCATGAAATAGATCATGTATTTTTAAAAGGGGCTGCTTTAATTTCTGGTGACTATTATGATGACATAGCAGAACGCATGCTGGGTGATATTGATATCTTAATATCTAATGACCAGCTTGATTTAGCTTTTCAGTTATTAAAAGATAACAGCTACTATCCTATTGAACAGACCTTAGGTAATGATTTTTTTGAGCATAAGCATTTACCAAGATTAAAAACCGACAGCTATATATGTGCTGTTGAATTGCATAGAAAACTCTTCGTATCATACAAAGAAGATACCTTGAGCAACACGAATATACTGGCTTCTAAACAGACTATTAATCATATTGCTTTGCCGTCTCCAAAACACTTGATGCTTCACAATATCCTTAACTATCAGGTTAATGATAAAGGCAGCCTATACAATAGCATAAATTTTAGATCTGCTTATGACAGTGTGGTTCTGAACAATAAAGATCATGTGATTCTGGGTACAACTACTAAAGTCATAAGAAAGTACTTTAGCATACTAGGTCTGTTTTTTGAAGATTTTCCTAAAACCTATAAGACTGCAAATTTTACAACCTGGTTTTATAGCTATAAATTGAAGCATCTCAGTTTTTATAGAATATGGAATAAGATTTTAAAACTTACTGATTTTTTATGGACAATTATGGGAAGAATCCCATATTTTATAAAAAATAAAGATTACAGAACTGCTTTATTAAAAGACAGAAGTCGAATTATTAAGTATATTAGGTCTGTTTTGAAAAACACTTAA